The following nucleotide sequence is from Cytophagia bacterium CHB2.
ATTTCACACACCCGTTTTCGTGGCCTCCGGAACCTTTGGCTATGGCCAGGAAGCGGCTGATCTCGTTGACTTGCGAGAGATTGGCGCGATCGTCACAAAATCAATCGGTATCACGCCCCGGCTCGGCAATCCGCAGCCGCGCTTGTGTGAAACCGAAGCCGGTTTGCTCAACTCGATTGGCCTGCAAAACGTCGGCGTGCAAAATTTTGTTGCGGAGAAACTGCCTTTTTTGCGTGCGCATGCCGGCGCCATAATTGTGAATATTGCCGGGCGCACGCTCGAAGAATACGAACAAGTTGTGGCTGTGCTCGAACAGCATGAAAGCATCGCCGGCTATGAGTTGAATTTCTCCTGTCCGAACGTGAAAGAGGGCGGACTCGAGTTCAGCCAGAAAGCGGGAGTAACAGAGTACTCGACCGCCGCGATTCGCCGGCTCACGCGGCGCCTCGTGATTCCCAAACTCACACCGAACGTCACGCGCGTGAGCGAAATTGCGAAAGCAGCAGAAGCCGCGGGCGCAGACGCCATTTCATTGATCAACACGGTCACGGGCATGGCGATCGACATTGAGAATTGGCGCCCGCGCATCAACACGATTGTCGGCGGCTATTCCGGTCCGGCTATTAAACCGATTGCGCTGGCAAAAGTATATGAAGCAGCGAATGCCGTGTCAATTCCGGTGATCGGCATGGGCGGCATCCGCGCCTGGCAGGACGCCGTGGAATTTTTTCTCGCCGGCGCAACCGCCGTGC
It contains:
- a CDS encoding dihydroorotate dehydrogenase, yielding MNPLRIKIGQVEFHTPVFVASGTFGYGQEAADLVDLREIGAIVTKSIGITPRLGNPQPRLCETEAGLLNSIGLQNVGVQNFVAEKLPFLRAHAGAIIVNIAGRTLEEYEQVVAVLEQHESIAGYELNFSCPNVKEGGLEFSQKAGVTEYSTAAIRRLTRRLVIPKLTPNVTRVSEIAKAAEAAGADAISLINTVTGMAIDIENWRPRINTIVGGYSGPAIKPIALAKVYEAANAVSIPVIGMGGIRAWQDAVEFFLAGATAVQVGTANFIDPRTAVQVAQGIKHYLAAKKLASINDLRGKLVKAVER